The sequence below is a genomic window from Candidatus Cloacimonadota bacterium.
AATCCCTCTTCCGGAGCCATAATTTTTGCCTTCTTTCGGAGGGCATTTTTTTTAGATTGAGCTTTTTGCCTTAATGATCAGATTAGATACAATGGGTCAAAGGCTATCGTAGAATATCGAAAATCAGTTTTTCCTTTTCTTTCTTTTCCGGCATAATGGTATATGCCTTACAGATCAAATCGGCTACCTCGCTGCCTTTGCTATTATCGTTACAATATAGCTCGCCAATATATTCTCCGGCTTCTAAATAATCGCCAATTTTCGGTTTGAGCATTGCTCCGGCAGCGTAATCCAAAGTATCTGAGGTTTTCATTCTACCGGCTTTGATGCGTACCAAAGCGTAGCCGATGGCGCGAGAATCAATATCATGAATATATCCACTTGTGGGGGCAACGAGAGGGAGTTTGAATTTGGCAGTGGGAAAGAGACTGTAGTCTTCAATAACCTTAGTATTGCCACCCTGAGCTGCTATTATGGTGCCAAATTTTGCTAAAGCAGAGCCATCTTCAAGCACTTTTTGGATCATCGTTTCTGCTTGGCTGAAATCTTTGGCTTTTCCTGCCATCATCAACATTTCGCTAATAAGAGCGGTGGTAATTTCATAGGTGTCTGGCAAATAATTGCCTTTAAGGTATTCGATAGCTTCAATGGTTTCAAGTGCGTTGCCGACTGCCTCACCTAAGGGCGAATTCATGTTTGAGAATACAACGGCTACTTTTTGCCCAAAACTTTCTCCCGTAGTTTTAAGATGCTCTGCCAACTCGCGAGCACGTTTAAGGTTGGGCATAAAGGCACCGGAGCCAATTTTGAGGTCTATTACCAAATACTTGGTTCCTTCGGCGATCTTTTTACTCATAATGCTGGCAGTAATTAGAGCTGCACTTTCCACTGTGGCGGTTACATCTCTTAATGCGTAAATGCGTTTATCTGCCGGAACCATCGCTGAAGATTGCCCCACTAAGGCATAACCATGAGTGAGTACCAATTTCTTAAAATCTTCCATGCTGAATTGAGTGTTAAATCCGGGAATAGCCTCCAGTTTGTCCAAAGTGCCGCCAGTATGCCCTAAGCCGCGTCCCGAAATCATGGGCACATATAAACCCAAAGCGGCTGCGATGGGAGCCAGCATCAGGCTAAGTTTATCCCCCACTCCTCCAGTTGAGTGTTTATCTGCAACGGGTAAAGCGGCATCAAATTCAATACGCTTTCCGCTATCAATATAACTCTGCGTAAGAGCAGAAATCTCTTTGGGCATGGCGCCTTGAAAATAAAAACACATCAATAGCGCAGACATTTGGTATTCAGGGATGTTTCCACTAAGATAATTAGTAATAAAAAAGCCTATTTCATCGTAGCTAAGCTCGTAACCATCTCTTTTTTTAATTATTAGTTCTACGGGATTGTATTGCATAGTATTACCTGCCTCAATTTGAAATTAGTTTTTCGCGGATGTAACCGCTGAACATATCCATAATCCATACTACAAGGGCAATAAGCCACATAATGAGACCCACATTGCGCCAAGCCAGCATTTGCTGCTCCTGATATAATGCCAAGCCAATGCCTCCACCACCAACAAAACCGACAATGGTTGCCATACGTACATTGATATCCCAACGGTAGATTGTAAACGCCAGATAGGGAGCAAGAATTTGAGGCGCAACAGCATAGCGCCACACTTGAAGCGTGGAAGCGCCTGTGGCTTTGATGGCTTCTACGGGACCGGGATCGATATTTTCGATCTGTTCACTATAAAGCTTTACCAATGCAGCAATGGAATGAATCCATAAAGCCAGCATACCGGCAAAAGGTCCAATACCTACCCAAACAACAAAGATGATTGCCCAAACTATGGCTTCAATGGAGCGGAAAACAGTGGAAAGCGTACGGATAAACACATAAGCTATTTTGCCCGGAACACTTTCAAACATTAGGTTTTTGGCAGCAAAAAAAGAAAGCACAAAGGCAAACGGGATTGCTAAAACTGTAGCCATCAATGCCAGATATATGGTCTCTACTAAAGCAGCCAGCATTGGCACCATCTTAGCTGTATTGGGTCGAAAGATGCCGCTGAGGATGGATGATGTATTGGAAATCTGCGTAAAAAAAGCCTTGGGTTGCACTTCTACCATTATCCACGCCATTACAAAAGAAAGCAAAATGGCAAAACCGGCTTCATATTTCCAAA
It includes:
- a CDS encoding thymidine phosphorylase is translated as MQYNPVELIIKKRDGYELSYDEIGFFITNYLSGNIPEYQMSALLMCFYFQGAMPKEISALTQSYIDSGKRIEFDAALPVADKHSTGGVGDKLSLMLAPIAAALGLYVPMISGRGLGHTGGTLDKLEAIPGFNTQFSMEDFKKLVLTHGYALVGQSSAMVPADKRIYALRDVTATVESAALITASIMSKKIAEGTKYLVIDLKIGSGAFMPNLKRARELAEHLKTTGESFGQKVAVVFSNMNSPLGEAVGNALETIEAIEYLKGNYLPDTYEITTALISEMLMMAGKAKDFSQAETMIQKVLEDGSALAKFGTIIAAQGGNTKVIEDYSLFPTAKFKLPLVAPTSGYIHDIDSRAIGYALVRIKAGRMKTSDTLDYAAGAMLKPKIGDYLEAGEYIGELYCNDNSKGSEVADLICKAYTIMPEKKEKEKLIFDILR
- the phnE gene encoding phosphonate ABC transporter, permease protein PhnE gives rise to the protein MKHLKYFLIEYGFWLYLLACVAWMFLRMAAISVPISLILLMPIIPAIVLPLMQAALAQKILGELGVRKFWKYEAGFAILLSFVMAWIMVEVQPKAFFTQISNTSSILSGIFRPNTAKMVPMLAALVETIYLALMATVLAIPFAFVLSFFAAKNLMFESVPGKIAYVFIRTLSTVFRSIEAIVWAIIFVVWVGIGPFAGMLALWIHSIAALVKLYSEQIENIDPGPVEAIKATGASTLQVWRYAVAPQILAPYLAFTIYRWDINVRMATIVGFVGGGGIGLALYQEQQMLAWRNVGLIMWLIALVVWIMDMFSGYIREKLISN